In a single window of the Elaeis guineensis isolate ETL-2024a chromosome 4, EG11, whole genome shotgun sequence genome:
- the LOC105060845 gene encoding protein MODIFYING WALL LIGNIN-1: MEKPELGRLVICSIVVFLGTLAFSCSVAAEFKKVKAKDMKLDGSLCSLPRSSAFGLGIAAVVCLSIAQIVGTSTVCIRSGDKKKTSRSRIVYITLLVLSWISFGSAVILLATGSSMNGGQPYGKGWMDGNCYIVRNEVFLGAAVLVVTTVVFTLGFTYAVGATIRHRTRPDEGGRDHQQRKVIN; this comes from the exons ATGGAGAAGCCGGAGCTTGGGAGGCTGGTGATTTGCTCCATCGTCGTCTTCCTCGGAACGTTGGCCTTCTCGTGCTCCGTCGCTGCTGAATTCAAGAAAGTGAAG GCCAAGGATATGAAACTGGATGGAAGCCTCTGTTCGTTGCCGAGGAGCTCCGCTTTCGGATTGGGGATCGCAGCGGTCGTCTGCCTTTCGATAGCCCAAATTGTCGGGACCTCCACAGTATGTATTCGCTCGGGAGACAAAAAAAAGACCAGCAGAAGCCGAATCGTCTACATCACCCTATTGGTTTTATCTTG GATCAGCTTTGGATCGGCCGTGATTCTATTGGCTACCGGGTCGAGCATGAACGGCGGGCAGCCCTACGGGAAAGGATGGATGGATGGGAATTGCTACATCGTCAGGAATGAAGTATTCCTCGGCGCAGCCGTACTGGTCGTCACGACCGTAGTTTTCACTCTCGGATTCACGTATGCAGTGGGAGCAACGATACGCCATCGCACCCGACCGGACGAGGGAGGGAGGGATCATCAGCAACGGAAAGTAATTAATTGA